From a single Myotis daubentonii chromosome 5, mMyoDau2.1, whole genome shotgun sequence genomic region:
- the HSH2D gene encoding hematopoietic SH2 domain-containing protein: MTEARKLPPPLPPRLYWFVQTQLGQLVRGGVPSWFHGAISRQDAENLLESQPLGSFLIRVSHSHVGYTLSYKAPNCCRHFMVKLLDDGSVLIPGEEKAHASLDALVTFHQQRPMRPHGELLKLPCPQKDPANVDYEDLFLCYNALAEEAASPAPGPSDHQEPSFHPVAAPKEASAKPDALHWQKERTPSAAVDRAPAEAAASSCPPKAPLEEACQKLWRNLKTLPQTGKKVHQQLKSHLATVSLSSLRDPERSEVTHGRATGADDAVPENIYTEPFVATAPSSPSQPQARKGREDSSKKAARSVSWSEVTPKTRGWHQAIARALSSQVSKSEPKGLAEPQEDCVPEEYRPPPPFAPGYC; the protein is encoded by the exons ATGACAGAGGCCAGAAAGCTGCCCCCGCCGCTGCCCCCACGACTGTACTGGTTCGTGCAAACACAGCTGGGCCAGCTGGTCCGAGGAGGAGTGCCTTCGTGGTTCCATGGTGCCATCTCCAGACA GGACGCAGAGAATTTGCTGGAGTCGCAGCCACTGGGATCCTTTCTCATCAGAGTCAGTCACAGTCACGTGGGCTACACTCTCTCCTACAA AGCCCCAAACTGCTGCCGCCACTTTATGGTGAAGCTCCTGGACGATGGCAGCGTGCTAATCCCCGGGGAGGAGAAGGCCCACGCCTCGCTGGACGCCCTGGTCACCTTCCACCAGCAGCGGCCGATGAGGCCACATGGGGAGCTGCTGAAGCTGCCCTGTCCGCAG AAGGATCCAGCAAACGTGGATTACGAGGATCTCTTCCTTTGTTACAACGCACTGGCTGAGGAagctgccagccccgcccctggtcCCAGTGATCATCAGGAACCTTCTTTCCATCCAGTGGCTGCCCCCAAGGAG GCCTCTGCAAAGCCAGACGCGCTCCACTGGCAGAAGGAGAGGACGCCGTCTGCAGCGGTGGACAGAGCGCCCGCGGAGGCAgctgcttcctcctgccccccgaAAGCCCCGCTGGAGGAGGCCTGCCAGAAACTCTGGAGGAACCTCAAGACCCTCCCGCAGACGGGCAAGAAGGTCCATCAGCAGCTGAAATCCCACCTGGCAACCGTGAGCTTGTCATCACTCCGGGACCCCGAGCGATCAGAGGTGACTCACGGCCGAGCGACAGGAGCGGATGATGCGGTCCCCGAGAACATCTACACGGAGCCCTTTGTGGCCACGGCACCCTCaagcccctcacagcctcaggcTCGGAAAGGCAGAGAGGACTCCTCCAAGAAGGCCGCGAGGTCAGTCAGCTGGAGCGAGGTGACCCCGAAGACCAGGGGTTGGCACCAAGCAATAGCGAGGGCCCTGTCCTCACAGGTGTCCAAATCAGAGCCCAAGGGCTTGGCAGAACCCCAGGAGGACTGTGTCCCCGAGGAGTACCGCCCTCCGCCACCCTTTGCCCCTGGGTACTGCTAG
- the RAB8A gene encoding ras-related protein Rab-8A translates to MAKTYDYLFKLLLIGDSGVGKTCVLFRFSEDAFNSTFISTIGIDFKIRTIELDGKRIKLQIWDTAGQERFRTITTAYYRGAMGIMLVYDITNEKSFDNIRNWIRNIEEHASADVEKMILGNKCDVNDKRQVSKERGEKLALDYGIKFMETSAKANINVENAFFTLARDIKAKMDKKLEGNSPQGSNQGVKITPDQQKKTSFFRCVLL, encoded by the exons ATGGCGAAGACCTACGATTACCTGTTCAAGCTTCTGCTGATCGGGGACTCGGGGGTGGGGAAGACCTGTGTCCTGTTCCGCTTCTCCGAGGACGCCTTCAACTCCACTTTCATCTCCACCATAG gaaTTGACTTTAAAATTAGGACCATAGAGCTCGATGGCAAGAGAATTAAACTACAGATATG GGACACAGCTGGCCAGGAACGGTTTCGGACGATCACAACAGCTTACTATAGGGGCGCAATG GGCATCATGCTGGTCTACGACATCACCAACGAGAAGTCCTTTGACAACATCCGGAACTGGATTCGGAACATTGAGGAG CATGCCTCTGCAGATGTTGAAAAGATGATACTTGGAAACAAGTGTGATGTGAACGACAAGAGACAAGTCTCCAAGGAACGGGGAGAGAAG CTGGCCCTGGACTATGGAATCAAGTTCATGGAGACCAGTGCAAAGGCCAACATCAATGTGGAGAAC GCATTTTTCACTCTCGCCAGAGACATCAAAGCAAAAATGGACAAAAAATTG GAAGGCAACAGCCCCCAAGGGAGCAACCAGGGAGTCAAAATCACACCGGACCAGCAGAAAAAGACCAGCTTTTTTCGATGTGTTCTTCTGTGA